In the genome of Longimicrobium sp., the window CGCGGCGAGGCGCTGCTGGTGCCCGACGCCGCCAACCCGCCCGACGGCGACCCCGAGCGGCGCCCGGTGCTGCAGGTGGTGCGCACGGGCGCGCCGATGCTGGTGCCCGAGGTGACGGACGACGTGATCTCGCGGCTGGGCCACGACGACCGGACGCGCGCCGCGTTCACCCGCATCCAGCCACGCTCGTTCATCATCGTGCCGCTGATCGCCCGGGGGCGCACGCTGGGCGCCATCACCCTGGCGTACGACCACTCCGGCCGCCGCTACGGGCCGGAGGACCTGACGGTGGCGCAGGAGATGGCGCGCCGCGCGGCGCTGGCCATCGACAACGCCCGCCTGTACGCCGAGGCGCAGGAGGCGGTGCGGGCGCGCGACTCGGTGCTGGGCGTGGTGTCGCACGACCTGCGCAACCCGCTCGCCGCCATCCTCCTGCATGCCGACTTCCTGCTGGCGGACCCCGGCCTCCCCCCCGACGCGCGCGAGTCGGCCGAGCAGGTGGTGCGCGGCGCCGAGGCCATGGAGCGGATGATCCGCGACCTGCTGGACGTGGCCCGCATCGAGGCCGGGCAGCTGCGGGTGGAGGCCGCTCCCCTCTCCGCGTGCGGGCTGCTGGACCAGGCGGCGGGGATGATGATGCCGCTGGCGCGCGAACGGGGAACCGCCTTGGAGCAGGTGCGCCTGGCGGAGTGCCCCGACGTGGCGGCCGACTTCGACCGCGTGATGCAGGTGTTCAGCAACCTGGTGGGCAACGCGCTGAAGTTCACGCCGGCGGGCGGCACGGTGACGCTGGGCGCGGATCCCGGGCCGGGCGAGGTGAGGTTCTGGGTGCGCGACACGGGGCCCGGCATCGCCCCCGAGCACGTGGAGCGGCTGTGGGAAAGCTTCTGGCAGGCTGACGGTCCCGCCCGCCGCGCCGGCGCGGGGCTTGGCCTGCCGATCGTCCGCGGCATCGTAGAGGCGCACGGCGGCCGCGTGGGCGTCGACACCGTACCGGGCGAGGGCGCCAACTTCTGGTTCACCCTGCCGGTGGCGTGATTCTTCGATGTTGCGTCAGGGGATGGACGGCTCCGCCGCGGCGGCGAGCGTGCGGGCCACCCTCCGCCCCAGCGCGGACCCGGTGGCGAGATCCGTGGCGGTGCGGGCGTGGAGAGCGAGATGGTAGACGTCGGAAAGGACGCGGCCGACTTCGGGATAGTCTTCGTCGATGGTGCCCACCCGCGCCGCGCCGATGGCGTGCAGCAGCGGGGGCGAGGCGAGGTTCATCGCCGGTTCGCGGACAACGGTGGCGAACAGGTGCTGATGCCCTGTTTCGGCGAGCCATTCCAGCGCGGCGAGCGCCAGGGCCGGCGCATACGTGCGATGGCGCCGGCCGGGGCGCACGGCGAGCTGGTCGAAGTAGGCGACGCGCGCGTCCTCCAGCGCGTCCCAGTTCCCGTCTCCCCACTGGATCGACCGGCGCCGGGCCCAGACGTCCGTCGCGCGCAGCACGGTGTCGGGGAGCGCGATGGCGAAGCCGCCGAGCGCGCCGTCATCGTCGGCGATGGCGAGCACCTGCGCGTTCGCCACCAGGAACTCGTACTGCTCGCGCGTGGCCCCCAGCAGAAACCCGCCACCGGGCGCATCCCCCGCGGGGTCCAGCTTCAGCTCCCGCTTGATCCGCAGCATCCCTTCCACGTCGCCCGGCCGCGCGGGGCGGATCTTCATCTGCGCATCAGCCCCAGGTCCACCGAAAACTCGCCCACGTCGGCGATTTCCTCGATGTGAGGCCCCTTGGTCTGCTGCCAGACGGCCTGCCAGAGTGAGGTGACGCCCTGGTTGTGGTGGTGCGCCTCGGGCAGGATGTCGCGGCGGTCCGGCAGCTGGTGCCAGGGGATGTTGGGGTCGTAGTGGTGCGTGGCGTGCTCGTTGAAGTTCAGCAGCAGCCACGAAAAGAACCGCTGCCGGGGAAGCGAGCGCACGTTGTGGCGCACGTCGGGCCCCACCGTGGTATCGTAGTGGTACACGTACAGGAGCAGCGACCACACCCAGGCGAACACCGCCAGCGGCAGCCCCAGCGCCACCATCCACGCCTCGAAACCCAGCGCCCACCAGACGGCGGCGTGAAAGCCCAGGCCGCCGGCGAACTCGGCCCAGGCGCGCAGCCTGCGCGAGCCCCGCCAGTGCTTGAACACGGGCGAGATCTTTTCGGCGCGCGCGGCGGGCACCAGCAGAAAGATCAGCACGGCGGCGATGGAGTGGACGAAGAAGCCGCCCAGGAACACGAAGAAGATCCACACTGCGTGGTAGTACCCCCGCCGCAGCGGCGTCAGCGGTCGCGCGGTGGGGAAGGTGTCGAGGTTGGCGGTGTGCGCGTCGCGGCGGTTGTGGCCGTGATGGAAGAAGTGGATTTTCCGATAGACGGTGAACGGCGCGGCAACGGGCAGCAGCAGGAGCGTACCGAGCGCGTCGTTCAGCGCCGGGTGGTCGGGAAAGAGCTTCTTGTGGATGGCCTCGTGCGCGGCGATGTACATCCGGTCCAGCCACAGCCCCTGCCCCACGATCAGCCCCGCCAGCACCAGCCACCGTGCGGGCGATTCCCAGCCCAGGCAGGCGATGCTGGCCGCCATCAGAATGCCGAATACGAGAAACGTTTCGGCGAGCAGGCGAAAGGACACCCGGGTCTGGGGAAGTGTGGCGGTCGTCATCGTGCGGAGGTGTGATGCGGGGAGTTCGTGCGGGAACGCCTGCTACGCTAACCGAACAAAACATCTGACGCAATCCACTTGGCCGCACACCCGAACCTGTCATCCTGAGCCCCAAGCGCACCCTACCAGCCCGCACACCGACCCGCGCGGGGCGAAGGATCTAGCAGAGGGCACGTACAAGCGCGGGCGCGGCAGCGGTCACGGAAGGCGAGGCCTCGGCTGCCGTGGGGCCCTCACCCCGCCGCGCTGACACGCGTGCGACCCTCTCCCACAAACAGCGTGGGAGAGGGGGTACACTTCGGGGTTTGGAGCCTTCAGATGAGCTTGGCTGCTCGGGCCGGCGCCCCCCATCCCCAACCCTTCCCCCGCAAACTGCGCGGGGGAAGGGAGCCAATAGAGCGCGCGGGGCCAGCCGGAGCGCAGACGAATTCTCCTCTCCCCCATGGGGTTTATGGGGGAGAGGCCCGGAGAGGGGGGGCGCCAAGGCATGCGCCGAGTCACGTCGGAGCGCCTCAAAACCCGCGTCGCCCACGTCTTCCTAACCGCCTAGAACGCCCTGCCGAGCCGCAGGTAGAAGCTCGGCTTCGGCCGCTCCATCGTTGTGACGTCGCCGCCAACGGTCGTTGCAACCTCGCTGAGCGGCACGGCCACGCCGCCCACGATGTCGAGCGTCGCGTAGTAGAACAGCGTCGTGCGCGCGCCCAGCTCGGCGCCGATGGAGTAGATGGGCGAGATCTCCCGGCTGGCGCCGAACAAGGGGGAACAGGCATCCACGCACCAGGCGGCGCCACCATCCGCGAACACGGCGCCCCAGCTGCGGCCCAGGAAGGCAGGGAGCATCCGGTACCCGCGGTCTACCAGCACCAGCGGAACACGGTACTCCGCGCTGGCCGACACCGCGCGGTCACCGGACTGCGTCCCGCTCTGGTACCCGCGCACCGGAAACTCCAGCCGTCCCCCGATCCCCGTCTCGGTGCCCAGCGGCCCCGCGACGTTTCCGCCGTCCAGGCCCCCCAGCTGGAAGCCCGGGCTGCGCGCGCCCACGTCGCCAGCCGCCACCGCACGCGCGCCCAGCACGCTCCGCGCAAAGCTCACCCTGCCCAGGGGCTGGAACCCCAATCCACGCCCCGCCAGGCGCACGTAGCCCCGTGGATCTCCATCCTCCTCCGGCGCGCGCAGGTAGCGGCGGCCCTCGACGGTGCCCGCCATCAGCCATCCCTCTTCCGGGCTGATGGAGTAGTCGAAGCCCCTCGCGCTCGACCGCCCGACGGTGAGCACAGCGCCCACGTCCAGCCCCTCGCCCCGGGCGAACGGGAACGCGCGGTCTTCGTCGTCCAGCCAGTCGAAGGTGCTCTCGCGA includes:
- a CDS encoding GNAT family N-acetyltransferase, with the protein product MKIRPARPGDVEGMLRIKRELKLDPAGDAPGGGFLLGATREQYEFLVANAQVLAIADDDGALGGFAIALPDTVLRATDVWARRRSIQWGDGNWDALEDARVAYFDQLAVRPGRRHRTYAPALALAALEWLAETGHQHLFATVVREPAMNLASPPLLHAIGAARVGTIDEDYPEVGRVLSDVYHLALHARTATDLATGSALGRRVARTLAAAAEPSIP
- a CDS encoding fatty acid desaturase, with product MTTATLPQTRVSFRLLAETFLVFGILMAASIACLGWESPARWLVLAGLIVGQGLWLDRMYIAAHEAIHKKLFPDHPALNDALGTLLLLPVAAPFTVYRKIHFFHHGHNRRDAHTANLDTFPTARPLTPLRRGYYHAVWIFFVFLGGFFVHSIAAVLIFLLVPAARAEKISPVFKHWRGSRRLRAWAEFAGGLGFHAAVWWALGFEAWMVALGLPLAVFAWVWSLLLYVYHYDTTVGPDVRHNVRSLPRQRFFSWLLLNFNEHATHHYDPNIPWHQLPDRRDILPEAHHHNQGVTSLWQAVWQQTKGPHIEEIADVGEFSVDLGLMRR